ATCTGTTCTTGAATTTTTTCAAGCGCTTTAAAGTTCTTTGTCGCAACAATCAGACCAGTTGTATCTTTGTCTAACCGGTGTGCTAAATAAACCTTTTGTTTCTTGTTATGATACATCAAACAATTTAGCAACGTATCAGGTTCATTGTGAGTAGTTGGGTGAGATAACATGTTGGTTGGTTTATTAACAATAATCAGATCATCATCTTCATAAACGATATCTAACTTCTTGTTAAAAGGTAAGATCTCATTACTAACTTTATTAAAGATACTTTCTTCGTATTCAAGTTCAACAACATCACCAACTTTAAGAACAAAATTGTTCTTATTTACCAGCTTTTTATTAACTTTTACTAAATCATTAAGGATCAAAAATGATGTCTTATTACGAGACAAATTTAGGTTGTAAGTTAAAAAAATATCTAAACGAATTTTTTCACTATCGTTATTAACAAAAGTATGTTTAGGCATTATTCTCTATTTGTTTACAACTTTTAGTGTAATAACACTTTTCATTAAAACGTGAGCAAGCTAAAAAACTAGCTTGTTTGTCATCCACTTTTTTAATCATTTCACTATTACAGATTAGACAGTTTTCTTGTTTTTCTACAGAGATTGGCTTGGCAATATTGATTAGATCAATATAAGCACATTCTTCGTTTGAACAGATCACTTCGTTGCTATTAATCATCATTTGCTGATTACAAAAAACACATTTGTGATCAGCCCAATCGTTTCATTTACTACGTTCTTCTAATGGGATACTTTTTCACCCATGAAGTTGTTTATTAGTTGTTGAAACTGTTTTCTTATTTTTCTTTTTTAAATCTAAGAAGATATCAACTACAAACGTTAAGAAAATTAAAGCAAATCCAGTAACAATACAGATATCAGCAAAATTGAAAATTGCTGATGATCTGAAGAATTGAAAATAGTCTAAAACCGAATTAGTCTCTACAGTTCCATTACTTAAAGTAACTGGTACTGATCGATCAATCACGTTTGCTAACCCTCCAAAAGTGATTAATGGTAATAACACGATTAGTGCTTTATTTTTTGAAAAAATAAAGGTAATTAAGAAGATTATTGTTAATAAACTTTGCAATAAATAAGGTACAGCAGGATTCTGATTAAATAATGAAAAACCAACACCAGAGTTGGTTATTACATTAATTGTGATGAAACCAGTTGATGTGCTGTGCCCAATACCTAGTTTTAAGAAATAATCTCTTAAAACAAAAACAATTAATAAAACAAAAAATCCCATTACAGCTAAAATGGGGTATTTTATTTTGATTAGTTTTTTAGCATTTGCAGCCTTAAACTGTCTGATCAGTGTATCTTTAGTTTTAGTAAGATATCTTTTAAAAGTATACATGTTAAGATTTTAAAATATTTTGATTTTAAAATATATAATTACCTTTTTTATAAATGTTAAAATATTATCAGTATTATGTGAGATAGAGCTACTTTTTTAGACAGTTTTAGCTCTAATGATGGTGATGATAAATGAAAAAAAATATTAAAAGACAAATAAGAATAGCTGCGATTGTTGCCACTGGAGTTGATGATTTAGAATTAATAATTCCAACCGATCTGTGAAGAAGAGCTAGATTTATTGTTGACTATATCTCGATTGAGAAAAAGAATAGTGTTACTTTAGCACAAGGGACTTCAATTAAGTGTGGTTTAACAATTGATAAGTCAAATTTAATGCAATACAATGCGATTTACTTACCTGGTGGGTTAGGTTCAAAGCGTTTTGGTGATGAC
The nucleotide sequence above comes from Mycoplasmoides gallisepticum. Encoded proteins:
- a CDS encoding signal peptidase II, with product MYTFKRYLTKTKDTLIRQFKAANAKKLIKIKYPILAVMGFFVLLIVFVLRDYFLKLGIGHSTSTGFITINVITNSGVGFSLFNQNPAVPYLLQSLLTIIFLITFIFSKNKALIVLLPLITFGGLANVIDRSVPVTLSNGTVETNSVLDYFQFFRSSAIFNFADICIVTGFALIFLTFVVDIFLDLKKKNKKTVSTTNKQLHGWKSIPLEERSKWNDWADHKCVFCNQQMMINSNEVICSNEECAYIDLINIAKPISVEKQENCLICNSEMIKKVDDKQASFLACSRFNEKCYYTKSCKQIENNA
- a CDS encoding RluA family pseudouridine synthase: MPKHTFVNNDSEKIRLDIFLTYNLNLSRNKTSFLILNDLVKVNKKLVNKNNFVLKVGDVVELEYEESIFNKVSNEILPFNKKLDIVYEDDDLIIVNKPTNMLSHPTTHNEPDTLLNCLMYHNKKQKVYLAHRLDKDTTGLIVATKNFKALEKIQEQITKRIMKRYYLAIVHYPFNELRAVIDAPIGYLKDHDLKFGVENTKNPKNAITKIYVLDQNKKYALIKCELLTGRTHQIRVHMDFIKHNIINDPLYGVKGEQRTDYKQFLHAYQLELTHPTTNVSLFFEVKPDEVFMKKLFDVHLDLNQELKGLFE